A single genomic interval of Nerophis ophidion isolate RoL-2023_Sa linkage group LG11, RoL_Noph_v1.0, whole genome shotgun sequence harbors:
- the prss35 gene encoding inactive serine protease 35: protein MGPIHLCVLLPVAVLAVAAVAAELPATVDDEYTWPQWNLPLVKKRRTMPLSSPDFSAHTQSQASGTCGIECQLRLPSLSLDDMEQFLSYETVYENGTRTYTSVSVQGLNEVTAWSRNSSSSSRYKREVYGTDSRFTISDKQFSTKYPFSTSVKISTGCSGVLVSPKHVLTSAHCIHDGKDYLDGVQKLRVGILKEKSRRGKGGKGKGGRGKGKRRKGDDVKELKEVEEEGSRKGKGKGRKSRSRRSAELEKPSFRWTRVKKTQVPKGWFKDVSDGLTADYDYAVLELKRPPKVKHMDLGVIPSIKKLPAGRIHFSGFDDDRPGNLVYRFCSVTEESKDLLYQHCDAKPGSSGSGVYIRLKEPGKKKWKRKIIGVFSGHQWVDVNGNGLQQDYNVAVRITPLKYAQICYWVHGDSSACQMA, encoded by the coding sequence ATGGGCCCCATACACCTGTGTGTCCTGCTCCCAGTAGCGGTATTGGCAGTGGCGGCTGTCGCTGCTGAGTTGCCCGCGACAGTCGATGATGAGTACACTTGGCCACAGTGGAATTTGCCTCTGGTAAAAAAAAGGCGCACGATGCCTCTGAGTAGCCCCGACTTCTCGGCCCACACTCAATCGCAGGCGAGTGGAACTTGCGGGATTGAGTGTCAGCTTCGCCTTCCCTCACTTTCTCTGGATGACATGGAGCAGTTCCTATCCTACGAGACGGTTTATGAGAATGGTACACGCACATATACTTCAGTGTCTGTGCAAGGTCTGAATGAGGTGACAGCTTGGTCCAGAAACAGCTCTTCCAGTTCTCGTTACAAACGAGAGGTGTACGGCACAGACAGCCGCTTTACCATATCTGATAAGCAGTTCTCCACTAAGTATCCGTTCTCCACTTCTGTCAAGATCTCCACTGGATGTTCTGGAGTTCTGGTGTCACCCAAACATGTGTTGACTTCCGCCCACTGCATCCATGATGGAAAGGATTATTTGGATGGTGTTCAGAAGCTTCGCGTTGGTATTCTTaaagaaaaatccaggagaggaaaaggaggaaaagggAAAGGTGGACGAGGGAAGGGTAAACGGAGAAAGGGAGATGACGTTAAAGAACTAAAGGAAGTGGAAGAGGAAGGGAGCCGTAAAGGAAAAGGAAAGGGTAGGAAGAGCCGGAGTCGCCGCAGCGCCGAATTGGAGAAACCTTCATTTCGGTGGACCAGGGTCAAGAAAACCCAAGTGCCAAAAGGCTGGTTCAAAGATGTGTCTGATGGACTGACTGCAGATTACGACTATGCGGTCCTGGAGCTGAAGAGACCCCCTAAAGTCAAACATATGGATCTGGGTGTTATACCCTCAATCAAGAAGCTCCCCGCTGGAAGAATCCACTTTTCTGGCTTTGATGACGACCGGCCAGGAAACCTGGTGTACCGATTCTGCTCTGTCACTGAGGAGTCCAAAGATTTGTTGTACCAGCACTGCGACGCCAAACCGGGCTCTAGTGGCTCTGGGGTCTACATCCGTCTGAAAGAACCGGGCAAAAAGAAGTGGAAGAGGAAGATCATTGGGGTATTTTCCGGTCACCAGTGGGTGGATGTTAATGGGAATGGTCTGCAGCAGGATTACAATGTTGCAGTGAGGATAACACCTCTCAAGTATGCCCAAATTTGCTACTGGGTCCACGGGGACTCAAGTGCGTGCCAGATGGcctaa